The following are encoded together in the Plasmodium brasilianum strain Bolivian I chromosome 10, whole genome shotgun sequence genome:
- a CDS encoding hypothetical protein (conserved Plasmodium protein) → MIRSGMLSNDLKDNENNDELVTAKQLFVTHLKVEERTKEIYKDFNVEEYVLEVMESKMREGLGGDEKQGNDMKQGGDMKQGNDVNQGSDVNQGSDVMQGNDMKQGNDMKQGNDMKQGNDMKQGNDMKQGNDVKQGNDVKQGSDVKHVNDDKGGLNDRLEQRDDMQNPNKEQNLPSCSQSADGYKEELYFLRLNPVHLNRWYRILELYEREEVYEQFLLVFPRCTLYWTRYAELKIKKKEYKEAYKIYRRCIDCNIYDIRLFCSFLYFAYHTSSIHEYISFLFEGLKYVGTDIKSGTIWVELLYILIKIYNTNHLLNNDVQNLLHYPFKNESGRNRSGINGRNNSNRGGNNYSSNRNSNRNSNSNNNSNSNNNSNSNNNSNSNNNSNSNNNNNNNNNNNNNSNSNNNSNSNNNSNSNNNAYYYHYSGNTNDCGEGPLFPSEKEQSIFKSYIPDKSIKITYIEYYTSDDKLRKFYHCWLNNTTKYLDKVWKCFCSYEKTTNDSFTNGSISTYNSQYLNSKNAYKELCNMYKEVNYDKKFKIIIPINAKYKIENTTVLSKWMKIINFEKTNPLKLKLSLACKRIMYVYEQALIHLQFNADLWFSYFQFLLLNKKYDYGLDNTRNKRKKTERQCREKNETKNGVKNDAANGAEENEPKRVKTNCSDRDQNDISYVTHCENGYTTYYENNRNVKELPEDFMEDMLKEPSNKDDEDIRRRFNQNDYEKIEERKNYFIKYIHINKKRRRDFVYTHFLNFVKRNYDETIWRYYVGIIINDDKCSQYMYYYCANMERRILNNEKRAIYIMNEGYKKYSSKKCFLLYYIKFLLEKGNIDNIRSLIYKFIHNFYVNFYEQYDKGINISNKKNVKSKSGQNEYNQFEYNYILLLKKKNKACEKIWNLLIQLEILYGDMRNLNKLYETKLKYDSGYNMEENKNVLLDFVNASTNNENMIIENTSITDILCKGYLENLKKNDIDSLQFKINLINSQLFGGVSLKKTFSLFDVNRTDMFLELMPHGDYETEKRKKEKKIGGEEEEVEEYEEMEMADDQEDKEKKVPISQNEQSHKKNINGDGVNKFNQVIKKDEEIKYNDSKDIIKNEFDGTTNFEGENYVKKKKKLSNNNNASIKSIEKKKIEEKKDGNNNTPFNYIIRPDLKMMSLYKPFENYQILEDERKKKKRVERNICWNENPNYISISNRKNNSDDNEYFFKREYITMPNIINDFLSILPEENSSVRLSDSSIDYLITSLQNLTIPTLKKFPYEPIPVKEIIQIKNELNS, encoded by the exons ATGATCAGAAGTGGGATGCTAAGTAATGACTTAAAGGATAATGAGAATAACGACGAACTGGTTACAGCGAAACAGCTGTTCGTAACGCACTTGAAAGTTGAAGAGAGGACAAAAGAGATTTACAAAGATTTCAATGTAGAGGAGTATGTGTTGGAGGTTATGGAAAGCAAGATGAGGGAAGGACTTGGGGGTGATGAAAAGCAGGGTAATGATATGAAGCAGGGCGGTGATATGAAGCAGGGCAATGATGTGAATCAGGGTAGCGATGTGAATCAGGGTAGCGATGTGATGCAGGGCAATGATATGAAGCAGGGCAATGATATGAAGCAGGGTAATGATATGAAGCAGGGCAATGATATGAAGCAGGGCAATGATATGAAGCAGGGCAATGATGTGAAGCAGGGAAATGATGTAAAGCAGGGTAGCGATGTGAAGCATGTAAATGACGATAAAGGGGGGTTAAACGACCGTTTGGAACAAAGAGATGATATGCAAAACCCGAATAAGGAGCAGAATTTGCCCAGTTGTTCTCAAAGTGCGGATGGGTACAAAGAGGAGCTGTATTTTTTACGGCTAAATCCTGTACACCTAAATAGATGGTACAGGATTTTAGAATTATACGAAAGGGAAGAAGTGTATGAACAATTTTTGCTCGTGTTCCCGAGGTGTACTTTATATTGGACCAGATACGCAGagttgaaaataaaaaaaaaagaatataaggaagcgtataaaatatatcgtCGATGTATTGATtgcaatatatatgatattaggttattttgttcctttttatattttgcatatCATACTTCTTCTATTCATGAGTATATAAGTTTTCTCTTTGAAGGACTTAAATATGTGGGGACTGACATAAAATCAGGAACGATATGGGTCGAAttgttatacatattaataaaaatatataacacgAATCATTTACTAAATAACGATGTTCAGAATTTATTGCACTATCCTTTTAAGAATGAGAGTGGTAGGAATAGAAGCGGTATTAATGGAAgaaataatagcaatagaGGTGGTAATAACTACAGTAGTAATCGTAATAGTAAtcgtaatagtaatagtaataataacagtaatagtaataataacagtaatagtaataataacagtaatagtaataataacagtaatagtaataataacaataataataataataataataataataatagtaacagtaataataacagtaatagtaataataacagtaatagtaataataatgcgTATTACTACCATTACAGTGGGAATACTAATGACTGTGGCGAGGGCCCCCTGTTCCCATCCGAAAAGGAACAGAGCATTTTTAAATCGTACATACCTGATAAGAGTATAAAGATTACATACATTGAATATTACACGAGTGATGacaaattaagaaaattttaccATTGTTGGCTTAATAACACTACAAAATATTTGGACAAGGTATGGAAATGCTTTTGCTCATATGAAAAAACCACAAATGACAGTTTCACAAACGGCTCCATATCTACATATAATAGCCAGTatttaaattcaaaaaatgcatataaagaattatgtaatatgtataaagaagtaaattatgataaaaaatttaaaataattattcctATTAATGCTAAGTATAAAATAGAGAATACCACAGTACTCTCAAAAtggatgaaaataattaattttgaaaaaaccaatccattaaaattaaaattgtcATTAGCATGTAAAAGAATAATGTATGTTTATGAACAGGCCTTAATACATCTACAATTTAATGCTGACTTATggttttcttattttcaatttttattattaaataaaaaatatgactaTG GTTTAGACAACACGaggaataaaagaaaaaagactGAAAGACAATGTAGGGAGAAAAATGAGACCAAAAATGGGGTCAAAAATGACGCTGCAAATGGGGCTGAAGAAAATGAACCTAAAAGAGTTAAAACTAATTGCTCAGATAGGGACCAAAATGATATTTCTTACGTAACACATTGTGAGAATGGTTATACTACATATTATGAAAACAACAGGAATGTAAAAGAATTACCAGAAGATTTCATGGAAGACATGTTGAAAGAACCATCTAATAAAGATGACGAAGATATAAGAAGAAGATTTAACCAAAatgattatgaaaaaatagaagaaagaaaaaattattttataaaatatattcatataaacaaaaaaaggagaagagATTTTGtgtatacacattttttaaattttgttaagAGAAATTATGATGAAACTATATGGAGATATTATGTGggtataattataaatgatgATAAATGTTCAcagtatatgtattattattgtgCTAATATGGAAAGaagaattttaaataatgaaaaaagagctatatatattatgaatgaagggtataaaaaatattcatccAAGAAATGtttccttttatattatataaaattcttattagaaaaaggaaatattgaTAATATTAGGTcgttaatttataaatttatacataatttttatgtaaatttttatgaacagtATGATAAGggtattaatatatcaaacaagaaaaatgtaaaatcaAAGTCAGgacaaaatgaatataacCAATTCGAGTACAATTATATTctattattgaaaaaaaaaaataaagcatgtgaaaaaatatggaattTGTTAATACAGCTGGAGATACTATATGGGGATATGAGAAACTTAAATAAACTTtatgaaacaaaattaaaatatgattcAGGTTATAACatggaagaaaataaaaatgttctaCTCGATTTTGTAAATGCATCTAccaataatgaaaatatgataatagAAAATACTAGTATTACGGATATACTTTGTAAGGGTTATCTtgaaaacttaaaaaaaaatgatatagaCAGCTTAcagtttaaaataaatttaattaattcgcAATTATTTGGTGGTGtgtctttaaaaaaaactttcTCCCTTTTTGATGTTAACAGAACAGATATGTTCCTAGAGCTGATGCCGCATGGTGACTACGAAacagaaaagagaaaaaaggaaaagaaaataggAGGAGAGGAggaagaagtggaagaaTATGAAGAGATGGAAATGGCGGATGACCAAGAAGACAAGGAAAAGAAAGTACCTATTTCACAGAATGAACAAtcgcacaaaaaaaatataaacggAGATGGTGTGAACAAGTTTAACCAAGTCATTAAAAAGGATGAAGagataaaatataacgaTAGTAaggatataattaaaaatgaattcgATGGTACTACCAATTTTGAAGGAGAAAA ctatgtaaaaaaaaaaaagaaattaagtaacaacaataatgCAAGTATAAAGagtatagaaaaaaagaaaatcgAAGAGAAAAAGgatggtaataataacacCCCATTTAATTACATCATTAGGCCTGATTTAAAGATGATGTCTTTATATAAACCTTTTGAAAACTATCAGATTTTAGAagatgaaagaaaaaagaagaaacgTGTTGAAAGAAATATTTGTTGGAATGAAAATCCAAATTATATTAGCATTTCAAATAGAAAGAACAATAGTGACgataatgaatatttttttaagaggGAATATATCACCATgccaaatataataaatgactTTTTGAGTATATTACCAGAAGAAAATTCAAGTGTAAGACTATCGGACAGTTCAATTGATTACTTAATTACTTCCTTGCAAAATTTGACAATACCAACGCTGAAGAAATTTCCCTATGAGCCTATACCAGTAAAGgaaattatacaaattaaaaatgaactaaacagttaa
- a CDS encoding hypothetical protein (conserved Plasmodium protein) yields MEVKERRSSLNDREFYKYRNKKVIKTIDDINEFIKKFPRTNRELNTYIIKKDRGSDVSLFKSLIFYIFTQITSIVAVCLVIFCIGFLIGNHISSKSSIINSVNHNFYLANNIGAVLHKGMSTIPSKTDINNEKNLLKLDLIINIIFDYNNLFMGTLVSKVLLYYYPSNDIGLNANEFCFNTRKYMFGASNSGIPSKTLSSNKLHDVDVELFKNFIKEESLIFLNYSIKKKDNNTKITFINDVLFEHLHAYPIGGSDITISPGIMQGINSINALVSINHTITDENLYEMLLNDCKKGRIYIQLYFGSNQIRTILFRFQAKIGVFLPFRVPCQVRSNIKIENSEFRMSVIKNYHVQKAAIKNINFFIN; encoded by the coding sequence CTCGTACCAATAGAGAgctaaatacatatattataaagaagGATAGAGGGAGTGatgtttctctttttaaaagtttaattttttacatatttactCAAATAACAAGTATTGTGGCTGTCTGTTTGGTAATATTTTGCATTGGTTTTTTAATAGGTAATCATATATCTTCCAAATCGTCCATAATAAATTCCGtaaatcataatttttatttagctAATAACATTGGTGCAGTGTTACACAAAGGTATGAGTACCATTCCTAGTAAGACcgatattaataatgaaaaaaatctGTTAAAATTAGAtctaataattaatattatctttgactataataatttatttatgggTACCTTAGTTAGCAAAGTgctgttatattattatcctTCTAATGATATTGGTTTAAATGCTAATGAGTTTTGTTTTAATACTAGAAAGTATATGTTCGGTGCTTCTAATTCAGGTATACCTTCTAAGACACTATCTAGTAATAAATTACATGATGTAGATGTtgaactttttaaaaattttataaaagaagaatctttaatttttctaaattattctataaaaaaaaaagataataatacaaaaataacatTCATAAATGACGTTCTATTTGAGCATTTGCATGCATATCCTATTGGTGGATCTGACATCACTATATCTCCTGGTATAATGCAAGGCATTAATTCGATTAATGCATTAGTTAGTATTAATCATACTATAACGGATGAAAACTTATATGAAATGCTTTTGAATGACTGTAAAAAGGGaaggatatatatacaattatacTTTGGTAGTAACCAAATTAGAACCATCTTATTTCGCTTTCAAGCAAAAATTGGAGTTTTTCTACCATTCAGAGTTCCTTGTCAAGTAAGAAGTAACATCAAAATTGAGAATAGCGAATTTCGAATGAGcgttattaaaaattatcatgTTCAAAAGGCAGCCATTAAgaatataaacttttttatcAATTAG